A section of the Chryseobacterium ginsenosidimutans genome encodes:
- a CDS encoding cation:proton antiporter — MNELLSSICILSLTLLILGFILKKFNQPYLIAYIIAGVLLGPHMTGVFSNVEEIEVIGELGILLLMFFLGLEINIPNKRHLIIKPLIAQGMKVFLGFGFALLIGYFLNLDPKSITLIAVLFFFNSTAVVTEFLKKYNILNTAFGSTIFNILLLQDILLAPVLTLLKVWSGEQFTVLNFILPVAMCIAIFSFLKE, encoded by the coding sequence ATGAATGAGTTATTATCGTCAATCTGCATATTATCTCTTACTTTGTTAATTCTGGGTTTTATACTGAAAAAGTTTAACCAGCCTTATTTAATTGCATATATTATTGCCGGAGTTTTATTGGGTCCTCACATGACCGGAGTTTTTTCCAATGTTGAAGAAATAGAGGTCATCGGTGAACTAGGAATACTTTTATTAATGTTTTTTTTAGGATTGGAAATCAACATTCCTAATAAACGCCATCTCATCATAAAACCTTTGATTGCGCAAGGTATGAAAGTGTTTCTGGGTTTTGGTTTTGCTTTACTGATAGGGTATTTTCTTAATCTGGATCCTAAAAGTATAACCTTAATTGCCGTACTTTTCTTTTTCAACAGCACAGCGGTAGTTACCGAGTTTTTAAAGAAATATAATATCCTGAATACTGCATTTGGCAGCACCATATTCAATATATTACTACTTCAGGATATCCTCTTAGCACCTGTTCTGACTCTGCTGAAAGTATGGAGCGGAGAGCAATTTACAGTATTGAATTTTATATTGCCCGTAGCAATGTGTATTGCGATCTTTTCCTTTTTAAAAGAATAA
- a CDS encoding cation:proton antiporter codes for MERRAIYSIEFYIARSNVYCDLFLFKRIRNPQEIKLPGFFRRVEHDHDLQLFMGLLICMGFGLLADIVGLSSALGSFIAGVLVGRLRIFNWFEHTLASFKVFFVALFFVSIGLRLDIAYFLNHPKIILIGTFFVLLSNSFISAIVFRSLRFDWKNSWYGGALLSQTGEFGILALTIAYKAHIIQYELYKAGLGITCLTLLFSTIWIAVLKKILKEPKILPLKKKF; via the coding sequence ATGGAGCGGAGAGCAATTTACAGTATTGAATTTTATATTGCCCGTAGCAATGTGTATTGCGATCTTTTCCTTTTTAAAAGAATAAGAAACCCACAGGAAATAAAACTTCCCGGATTCTTTAGAAGGGTAGAGCATGACCATGATCTGCAGCTTTTTATGGGTCTTCTTATTTGTATGGGATTTGGGTTATTAGCAGATATTGTTGGCTTAAGCAGTGCTTTAGGAAGCTTTATAGCAGGTGTTCTCGTAGGAAGACTTAGGATATTCAATTGGTTTGAACATACTCTTGCTTCTTTCAAGGTGTTTTTTGTTGCACTTTTTTTCGTATCCATTGGTTTGCGGCTAGATATAGCTTATTTCTTGAACCATCCTAAAATAATACTGATAGGTACATTTTTCGTTCTATTAAGCAACAGTTTTATATCAGCAATCGTTTTCCGTTCTTTACGGTTCGATTGGAAAAACAGTTGGTATGGCGGAGCCTTATTATCTCAGACGGGAGAATTTGGGATTCTGGCACTTACGATTGCCTATAAAGCACATATTATTCAGTATGAACTTTACAAAGCAGGTCTGGGAATTACCTGCCTTACCCTTTTATTTTCTACAATATGGATTGCTGTGCTTAAAAAAATCTTGAAGGAACCTAAAATATTACCACTGAAAAAAAAATTCTGA